In a single window of the Acidobacteriota bacterium genome:
- a CDS encoding response regulator has product MDQKSRIRILCVDDEQAVLDGLSLNLHRRYEVVTATSGAAGLEILQRDPSIAVVTSDMRMPGMDGAAFLSRARAVLPNAVRVLLTGQADMSSAITAVNEGQIFRFLTKPCQPNVLVATVDAAAEQHRLINAERVLLEQTLHGSVKALTDLLAIVHPASFGRAGRAKQRVSTMADHLGIQENRWELEVSAMLSQIGCIMLPQEVVDKLYQGLVLSEREHEMVERIPQAAEKIVAGIPRMEGVRAILRYQDRRFSGVGYSKDEPHREQLPLGSRLLKIALDYDALEARGIPQEVAFDTLRGREGWYDPSLLDAFAKSHGNAGKNLDVREIKLAALSPGMVLAEDIRTQAGGLLVARGHEITEGLIERIRNFGSAQGVCEPIRVILAKSVRAQSEPLVAVS; this is encoded by the coding sequence ATGGATCAGAAGAGCCGGATTCGAATTCTCTGTGTCGACGACGAACAGGCCGTCCTGGATGGCCTGTCCCTCAACCTTCATCGTCGCTACGAGGTCGTCACGGCCACGAGCGGAGCGGCGGGACTCGAGATCCTGCAGCGCGATCCGTCGATTGCCGTCGTCACCTCCGACATGCGCATGCCCGGGATGGATGGAGCTGCGTTTCTCAGTCGGGCGCGAGCCGTGCTCCCGAACGCCGTGCGCGTGCTCCTGACAGGGCAGGCGGACATGAGCTCGGCCATCACGGCCGTGAACGAAGGGCAGATTTTCCGATTCCTCACGAAGCCCTGCCAGCCGAACGTCCTCGTCGCGACCGTCGACGCGGCGGCGGAGCAGCACCGGTTAATCAACGCCGAGCGCGTCCTTCTCGAGCAGACGCTTCACGGGAGCGTGAAGGCGCTGACGGATCTGTTGGCGATCGTGCATCCGGCTTCTTTCGGTCGGGCCGGGAGGGCGAAGCAGCGCGTGAGCACGATGGCGGATCATCTCGGTATCCAGGAGAACCGTTGGGAGCTCGAGGTCAGCGCCATGCTCTCGCAGATCGGGTGCATCATGCTCCCCCAGGAGGTGGTGGACAAGCTCTACCAGGGGCTCGTCCTCTCCGAGCGCGAGCACGAGATGGTCGAAAGGATTCCACAGGCGGCCGAGAAGATCGTTGCGGGCATCCCGCGGATGGAAGGGGTGCGGGCGATTCTCCGCTACCAGGATCGTCGCTTCAGCGGTGTCGGCTATTCGAAGGACGAGCCGCACCGGGAGCAGCTTCCGCTCGGATCGCGCCTGCTCAAGATCGCCCTCGACTACGACGCCCTCGAGGCGCGAGGGATTCCCCAGGAAGTCGCCTTCGATACGCTTCGCGGGCGGGAAGGTTGGTACGATCCTTCCTTGCTGGACGCCTTCGCGAAGTCTCACGGAAACGCGGGGAAGAATCTGGACGTCCGCGAGATCAAGCTCGCCGCGCTCTCTCCGGGAATGGTTCTGGCCGAGGACATCAGGACGCAGGCCGGCGGCCTTCTCGTGGCGCGCGGCCACGAGATCACCGAGGGCCTTATCGAACGGATCCGGAATTTCGGCTCGGCGCAGGGAGTGTGCGAGCCGATTCGGGTCATTCTTGCGAAATCGGTCCGAGCCCAGTCGGAGCCCCTGGTTGCCGTCTCGTGA
- a CDS encoding DEAD/DEAH box helicase, whose amino-acid sequence MPFSSSELHPDLLRGIKDLGFTRPTPIQEQAIPPAMLHRDILACATTGSGKTAAFVLPILHHLMKKPRRVTRALILTPTRELAAQIHAHLEELAVHTPVTGASVFGGVGMGPQEHAFRSGTDVIVATPGRLLDHLGRPYARLDGLEILVLDEADRMLDMGFLPDVRRILRVIPAKRQTLFFSATLPQKIVELSREMLHNPVTVNLARVAAPAVGITQAVYLVPRERKAALLVDLLKRDIIEDAIVFTRTKHRANRLADFLEKQGVSTGRIHGNRSQSQRTAALAGFKAGKHRILVATDIVARGIDVEELGHVINFDVPADPDSYVHRVGRTARAEATGDAFTFVAPDEEADLRQIERVLGKSLPRVTVPEFDYSVKSGERLEIPVRDRIAAHRAQKGARGSKGPRPTGGGGSGSARAKSSGGRSHGSSGSGGSSRPSKGFDRAGRMQAILEKYSLPQGTGGSSASARRRGR is encoded by the coding sequence ATGCCGTTCTCCAGCTCTGAGCTTCACCCGGATCTCCTGCGCGGGATCAAGGACCTCGGATTCACGAGGCCGACGCCGATCCAGGAACAGGCGATCCCCCCCGCGATGCTGCACCGCGACATCCTCGCCTGCGCCACCACGGGCAGCGGGAAGACGGCCGCATTCGTCCTGCCCATCCTCCACCACCTGATGAAGAAGCCGCGCCGCGTGACGCGCGCGCTGATCCTCACGCCGACGCGCGAGCTGGCGGCGCAGATCCACGCCCACCTGGAGGAGCTGGCCGTCCACACCCCCGTCACGGGGGCGAGCGTCTTCGGCGGCGTCGGCATGGGGCCCCAGGAGCACGCCTTCAGGAGCGGCACCGACGTCATCGTCGCGACCCCCGGGCGCCTGCTCGATCACCTCGGCCGCCCCTACGCGCGGCTCGACGGCCTCGAGATCCTGGTCCTCGACGAGGCCGACCGGATGCTCGACATGGGCTTCCTCCCGGACGTCCGCAGAATACTGAGGGTGATCCCGGCGAAGCGACAGACCCTCTTCTTCAGCGCGACCCTGCCGCAGAAGATCGTCGAGCTGTCGCGCGAGATGCTCCACAACCCGGTCACGGTGAACCTCGCGAGGGTCGCGGCCCCCGCCGTCGGGATCACGCAGGCCGTCTACCTGGTGCCGCGCGAGCGGAAAGCGGCGCTCCTGGTCGATCTCCTGAAACGCGACATCATCGAGGACGCCATCGTCTTCACGCGCACGAAGCACCGCGCGAACCGGCTCGCCGATTTCCTCGAGAAGCAGGGGGTCTCCACGGGGAGGATCCACGGGAACCGGAGCCAGTCCCAGCGCACCGCGGCCCTCGCCGGCTTCAAGGCCGGGAAGCACCGGATCCTCGTCGCGACCGACATCGTCGCGCGCGGCATCGACGTCGAGGAGCTCGGCCACGTCATCAACTTCGACGTCCCCGCCGATCCGGACTCGTACGTGCACCGCGTCGGCCGGACGGCCCGCGCCGAGGCGACGGGCGACGCCTTCACCTTCGTGGCCCCCGACGAGGAGGCCGACCTGAGGCAGATCGAGCGCGTGCTCGGCAAGAGCCTGCCGCGCGTGACCGTCCCCGAGTTCGACTACTCCGTGAAGTCCGGCGAGCGTCTCGAGATCCCCGTGCGCGATCGGATCGCCGCGCACCGGGCCCAGAAGGGCGCGCGGGGATCGAAAGGGCCGCGCCCCACGGGCGGCGGCGGATCCGGGTCCGCGCGCGCGAAGTCGTCGGGGGGGCGCTCGCACGGGTCGTCCGGATCGGGGGGATCGAGCCGCCCGTCGAAGGGGTTCGACCGCGCCGGGAGGATGCAGGCGATCCTCGAGAAGTACTCCCTCCCGCAGGGGACCGGCGGCTCCTCCGCCTCGGCGAGGCGCCGCGGGAGGTAG
- a CDS encoding carboxypeptidase regulatory-like domain-containing protein, with protein MKITHMTFAAVAAGLIAVAPGAAGATEETKAPDTSGQVSGTVLSAARKFVPGASVALVPEAGGEVYGTSTAEDGRYALKSLKTGSYAILVMDPSGTVLRKERVNVRPLFRNLVDFVTEPAGSPPPHVPALPPPEDGKPPESIDIAGSLATTEGKPISEAWVSLRPIGIEAPLLRARTDAEGRLRLVHVRGGYFQITARALGHVTWSLGPILLESGHDVTLRLTLLPFPLGQPMNPEDFLVPTSPIPPEVFEKEG; from the coding sequence GTGAAAATCACCCACATGACCTTCGCCGCCGTCGCGGCCGGGCTGATCGCGGTCGCCCCCGGCGCCGCCGGCGCCACTGAAGAAACGAAGGCCCCCGACACGTCGGGCCAGGTCAGCGGGACCGTGCTGTCCGCGGCGCGGAAGTTCGTGCCCGGCGCCTCCGTCGCGCTCGTCCCCGAGGCCGGCGGAGAGGTCTACGGCACCAGCACGGCGGAGGACGGCCGGTACGCGCTGAAGAGCTTGAAGACGGGCTCGTACGCGATCCTCGTCATGGACCCCTCAGGGACCGTGCTCCGGAAGGAGCGCGTCAACGTGCGCCCGCTCTTCCGGAATCTCGTCGACTTCGTGACAGAGCCGGCCGGCTCGCCTCCGCCGCACGTCCCCGCGCTTCCCCCACCCGAGGACGGCAAGCCTCCCGAATCGATCGACATCGCGGGCTCGCTCGCGACCACCGAGGGGAAGCCCATCTCCGAGGCCTGGGTCTCGTTGCGACCGATAGGGATCGAGGCGCCGCTTCTGCGCGCCCGGACCGACGCCGAAGGGCGCCTGCGCCTCGTCCACGTGCGGGGGGGATACTTCCAGATCACCGCGCGCGCTCTCGGGCACGTCACGTGGAGCCTGGGCCCGATTCTCCTCGAGTCCGGCCACGACGTGACGCTGCGACTGACTCTCCTCCCGTTTCCGCTCGGACAGCCCATGAATCCCGAGGATTTCCTCGTGCCGACGTCGCCGATCCCTCCCGAGGTGTTCGAGAAGGAAGGTTGA
- a CDS encoding FIST C-terminal domain-containing protein, translating into MKLEQSRWIDGDGWDSELGEILGDSAQLVLLFGSRAALAGDGRMEQIRESYPRAHLLGCSTAGEIRGTQVSDDSLVATAVAFERTRLAGSRVAIEDASDSRRAGETLGRALDPDGLVHVFVLSDGVRVNGSELVRGLTETLPAGVTITGGLSGDGSRFERTLVVWDGPAAPNTIAALGFYGDSIRVGFASLGGWDSFGPERRVTRSSGNVLFELDGRSALELYKKYLGEHASGLPATGLLFPLSVRTAAGDPGVVRTILSVSESEQSLTFAGDVPEGSFARLMKANFDRLVDGAMGAARNCLGTDGPRPVDLAILISCVGRKLILKQRVEEEVEGVREVLGASTVLTGFYSYGEISPFTPNARCELHNQTMTITTLSES; encoded by the coding sequence TTGAAGCTCGAACAGTCGCGATGGATTGACGGGGACGGCTGGGACTCGGAGCTCGGCGAGATTCTCGGTGATTCCGCTCAACTCGTTCTGCTCTTCGGGAGCCGTGCGGCTCTCGCCGGAGACGGCCGCATGGAGCAGATTCGCGAGAGCTACCCGCGCGCCCACCTCCTCGGCTGCTCCACCGCCGGCGAGATCCGTGGGACGCAGGTTTCCGACGACTCGCTGGTCGCGACGGCGGTCGCCTTCGAGAGGACGCGACTCGCGGGGTCGCGAGTCGCCATCGAGGATGCGAGCGACAGCCGGCGCGCGGGCGAGACGCTCGGCAGAGCGCTGGATCCCGACGGGCTCGTGCACGTTTTCGTGCTGTCCGACGGCGTCCGTGTCAACGGCAGCGAGCTCGTGCGCGGACTCACCGAGACACTTCCGGCGGGAGTGACGATCACGGGCGGCCTCTCGGGGGACGGCTCGCGATTCGAGCGCACTCTCGTCGTCTGGGATGGGCCGGCTGCGCCCAACACCATTGCCGCACTGGGATTCTATGGCGACAGCATCAGGGTCGGGTTCGCCTCCCTCGGCGGTTGGGATTCCTTCGGCCCGGAGCGGCGTGTGACTCGGTCGAGCGGCAACGTGCTGTTCGAGCTGGACGGCCGATCCGCGCTGGAGCTCTACAAGAAATACCTCGGCGAGCACGCGAGCGGGTTGCCGGCGACCGGCCTCCTGTTTCCACTGAGCGTCCGGACGGCAGCGGGGGACCCAGGAGTCGTGCGGACGATTCTCTCGGTGAGCGAATCCGAGCAGAGCCTGACATTTGCCGGGGACGTTCCGGAAGGATCTTTCGCCCGGCTGATGAAGGCCAACTTCGATCGGCTCGTCGACGGGGCCATGGGCGCCGCGCGCAACTGCCTGGGTACGGACGGCCCCCGGCCTGTCGATCTCGCCATTCTCATCAGCTGCGTCGGCCGGAAGCTCATCCTGAAGCAGCGGGTCGAGGAGGAGGTCGAGGGAGTTCGGGAGGTGCTGGGTGCGAGCACCGTTCTCACCGGCTTCTACTCCTACGGCGAGATTTCACCGTTCACACCGAACGCCCGTTGCGAGTTGCACAACCAGACGATGACCATCACCACGCTGTCGGAATCGTGA
- a CDS encoding PAS domain-containing protein gives MHSLLRRQLKRFFGAEGPVPPALVNFVSAVDDAYRAFDDDRLMVERSLDLSSTELLQANSEMSAIFSAFPDLFFRLDRDGRIVEVRGVGADLCLEPRDFVGRRFQDVPLPAVARQLESAVTQVRRTESLVGIEYPMTVRGREDFFEARLMPLLDGHIGALVRNITERVRVERELAEQKAFLRQVIDLAPSFIFAKDRQGRFTLVNRAVAEAYGTTTDELLGKTDADFNANPEEVEHFRRDDLEVMDTGNEKTILEEEITDAAGKTRLLQTVKRPMVSSDGRIDQVLGVATDITARKKLEEQLLQSQKMEAIGVLAGGVAHDFNNLLNVITGYTDMAERALETGHAAREHLERVTAAALRAADLTRKLLAVSRRQVLQVKSFDLGTVVGDFSRMLSRIVGEDVEVELHHVGGSLTVRADPGQLEQVLLNLCTNARQAMLTGGRLTVTTRAVSLSERDVAGHEWAKPGDYAALEVTDSGAGMDEQTMERIFEPFYTTKAEGSGLGLATVYGIVRQHDGFLRVESEPGRGTTFHVFLPLECAARIDAETIRPAAVARPAGGGETILVAEDEPMLRDLLRAVFEKLGYDVVTAENGLEAVNAFKAREGRVDLVVIDAVMPRMSGPDALREMRACRPGLRGVIVSGYAPESEALTELLAAGVAFVAKPFLADELARTVRELLDAQRAVSAPSPEKCRAARERGACGAITVE, from the coding sequence ATGCACAGCCTCCTGAGGCGCCAGCTCAAGCGCTTCTTCGGGGCCGAGGGCCCTGTCCCGCCGGCTCTCGTGAATTTCGTGAGCGCCGTCGATGACGCGTACCGAGCCTTCGACGACGATCGCTTGATGGTCGAACGGTCGCTGGATCTCTCTTCGACCGAGCTCCTGCAGGCCAACTCGGAAATGAGCGCCATATTCAGCGCGTTTCCCGATCTGTTCTTCAGGCTCGATCGCGATGGACGAATCGTCGAGGTGAGAGGCGTCGGCGCAGATCTCTGTCTTGAGCCGCGGGATTTCGTGGGTCGACGATTCCAGGACGTTCCGCTCCCCGCGGTGGCCCGGCAGCTCGAGAGCGCGGTCACGCAGGTCCGTCGGACCGAGTCGCTCGTCGGCATCGAATACCCAATGACCGTTCGAGGTCGTGAGGACTTCTTCGAAGCGAGGCTCATGCCGCTCCTCGACGGGCACATCGGCGCCCTCGTTCGCAACATCACCGAACGCGTACGTGTCGAGCGGGAGCTGGCGGAGCAGAAGGCGTTTCTCAGGCAGGTGATCGACCTTGCCCCCAGCTTCATATTCGCCAAGGACCGCCAGGGGCGATTCACGCTGGTGAACAGGGCCGTGGCGGAGGCGTACGGCACGACCACCGACGAGCTTCTGGGCAAGACGGACGCCGACTTCAACGCCAACCCCGAGGAGGTCGAGCACTTCCGCCGCGACGATCTGGAGGTGATGGACACCGGAAATGAAAAGACGATTCTCGAGGAGGAAATCACCGACGCGGCTGGGAAGACCCGGCTGCTGCAGACAGTCAAGCGTCCGATGGTGTCCTCGGACGGGCGGATCGACCAGGTGCTCGGTGTGGCGACGGACATCACCGCACGCAAGAAGCTCGAGGAGCAGCTCCTCCAGTCCCAGAAGATGGAGGCGATCGGCGTGCTGGCCGGGGGCGTGGCCCACGACTTCAACAACCTGCTGAACGTCATCACCGGGTACACGGACATGGCCGAGCGCGCCCTCGAAACGGGGCATGCGGCGCGGGAACATCTCGAGCGCGTGACGGCGGCGGCTCTGCGGGCGGCCGACTTGACGCGGAAGCTCCTGGCCGTGTCGCGGCGCCAGGTTCTACAGGTCAAGTCGTTCGATCTCGGGACGGTCGTCGGCGACTTCTCGAGAATGCTCAGCCGAATCGTCGGGGAGGACGTCGAGGTGGAGCTTCACCACGTTGGGGGTTCACTCACCGTCCGCGCGGACCCGGGCCAGCTCGAGCAGGTTCTGCTCAATCTTTGCACGAACGCGCGTCAGGCGATGCTGACCGGGGGCCGGCTCACCGTGACGACACGTGCCGTCTCCCTGAGTGAGAGAGACGTCGCCGGGCACGAGTGGGCGAAACCGGGAGACTACGCGGCGCTCGAGGTCACGGACTCCGGAGCCGGCATGGACGAACAGACCATGGAGCGGATCTTCGAGCCCTTCTACACGACCAAAGCGGAAGGATCCGGCCTGGGGCTCGCGACGGTGTACGGCATCGTCCGGCAGCACGACGGTTTTCTCCGCGTCGAGAGCGAGCCGGGCCGCGGGACGACGTTTCACGTTTTCCTCCCGCTCGAGTGCGCTGCGCGGATCGACGCCGAGACGATCCGTCCTGCGGCCGTCGCCCGCCCGGCCGGGGGCGGCGAGACCATTCTGGTTGCTGAAGACGAACCGATGCTGAGAGATCTGCTGCGCGCGGTGTTCGAAAAACTGGGGTATGACGTCGTCACCGCGGAGAACGGTCTCGAGGCGGTGAATGCCTTCAAGGCCCGCGAGGGCCGCGTCGATCTCGTCGTCATCGACGCGGTCATGCCGCGCATGTCCGGTCCGGACGCGCTTCGTGAGATGCGTGCGTGTCGTCCGGGTCTCAGAGGCGTCATCGTGAGCGGTTACGCACCGGAATCGGAGGCCCTGACCGAGCTTCTCGCCGCCGGCGTCGCCTTCGTCGCGAAGCCGTTTCTCGCCGACGAACTCGCTAGAACCGTCCGCGAGCTGCTCGACGCTCAGCGCGCGGTGAGCGCCCCCTCCCCGGAGAAATGTCGTGCGGCGAGAGAGCGCGGAGCGTGCGGCGCGATAACCGTGGAGTGA